One window of the Macaca thibetana thibetana isolate TM-01 chromosome 13, ASM2454274v1, whole genome shotgun sequence genome contains the following:
- the LOC126934104 gene encoding keratin, type I cytoskeletal 18-like yields MRFTTCSTFSNYQSLGSVQPPSYGAWLVSSAASIYVGAGGSGSQIFVFCCTNFQGDMGSGGLTMGMAGSLAGMGGILNEKEIMQSLNDHLASYLDRVRSLETENRKLESKIREYLEKKGPQVRDWSHYFKTTEDIRAQIFTNTLDNAHIVVQIDRARLAADDFRIKYETQLAMHQSVESDISGLHKVTDDTNVTWLQLETEIEALKEELLFMKKNHEEEVKGLQAQISSSGLTMEVDAPQSQDFAKIMADIWAQYSELARKS; encoded by the coding sequence ATGAGGTTCACCACTTGTTCCACCTTCTCCAACTACCAGTCCCTGGGCTCTGTCCAGCCACCAAGCTATGGCGCCTGGCTGGTGAGCAGTGCGGCCAGCATCTACGTAGGCGCTGGGGGCTCTGGTTCCCAGATCTTTGTGTTCTGCTGCACCAACTTCCAGGGCGATATGGGGTCTGGAGGCCTGACCATGGGGATGGCTGGGAGTCTGGCAGGAATGGGAGGCATCCTGAATGAGAAGGAGATCATGCAAAGCCTGAATGACCACCTGGCCTCCTACCTGGACAGAGTGAGGAGCCTGGAGACTGAGAACAGGAAGCTGGAGAGCAAAATCCGGGAGTACCTGGAGAAGAAGGGACCCCAGGTCAGAGACTGGAGCCATTACTTCAAGACCACTGAGGACATAAGGGCTCAGATCTTCACAAATACTTTGGACAATGCCCACATAGTTGTGCAGATCGACAGGGCCCGTCTTGCTGCTGATGACTTCAGAATCAAGTATGAGACACAGCTTGCCATGCACCAGTCTGTGGAAAGTGACATCAGTGGGCTCCACAAGGTCACTGATGACACCAATGTCACTTGGCTGCAGCTGGAGACAGAGATCGAGGCTCTCAAGGAGGAGCTGCTCTTCATGAAGAAGAACCATGAAGAGGAAGTAAAAGGCCTACAAGCCCAGATTTCCAGCTCTGGGTTGACCATGGAGGTAGATGCCCCCCAATCTCAGGACTTCGCCAAGATCATGGCAGACATCTGGGCCCAATATAGTGAGCTGGCTCGGAAGAGCTGA